A single genomic interval of Paenibacillus macerans harbors:
- the leuA gene encoding 2-isopropylmalate synthase: MKNVEKYARGYFMPPETSLNWTKKEYITEAPIWCSVDLRDGNQALIVPMNLEEKLEYFKMLVKIGFKEIEVGFPAASETEFTFLRTLIEQNLIPDDVTIQVLTQSREHIIRKTFESLKGAKKAVVHLYNSTSVAQREQVFRKSKQEIIDIALSGAKLLKQCAEETEGNFQFQYSPESFTGTEIDFALDICNSVLGVWRPTAENPVIINLPATVSMSMPHVYASQIEYMSNHLNFREHVILSVHPHNDRGTGVADAELGMLAGAQRVEGTLFGNGERTGNVDIVTLALNMYSHGVDPRLNFENIPAIASVYERLTKMKVSERHPYGGELVFTAFSGSHQDAIAKGMKWREEQEPRHWSVPYLLIDPKDIGREYEGDIIRINSQSGKGGIGYVLQLKYGLDLPAKMRENFGYFVKNVSDQQQKELLPEEIYDIFLKEYVNIKTPVEFIKYRITDNEDFQTIVTIRTGDEVKEIEGTGNGRLDAISNALQSYLGLAYSDLVYTEHALETGSKSQAVSYIGITASDGSVYWGCGVDVDIMTSSVKALFSAVNRFSRNTANWGNI; encoded by the coding sequence ATGAAAAATGTTGAAAAATACGCCAGAGGATATTTTATGCCGCCGGAGACGAGCTTGAATTGGACCAAGAAGGAATACATTACAGAGGCGCCGATTTGGTGCAGCGTCGATCTTCGCGACGGGAATCAGGCCTTAATCGTTCCGATGAATTTGGAGGAAAAGCTGGAGTACTTCAAAATGCTTGTGAAGATCGGGTTCAAGGAGATCGAGGTTGGATTTCCCGCAGCGTCCGAAACGGAGTTTACCTTCCTGCGCACATTGATCGAGCAGAATTTGATCCCGGACGACGTTACGATCCAAGTGTTGACCCAGTCGAGAGAGCACATCATCCGCAAAACGTTCGAATCGCTGAAAGGCGCGAAAAAAGCCGTAGTCCATTTGTACAACTCGACCTCCGTGGCGCAGCGGGAACAGGTATTCCGCAAATCCAAACAAGAAATTATCGACATCGCTTTAAGCGGCGCCAAGCTGCTCAAGCAGTGCGCGGAGGAAACGGAGGGGAATTTTCAGTTCCAGTATTCGCCGGAAAGCTTTACGGGTACAGAGATTGATTTTGCCCTGGACATCTGCAACAGCGTGCTGGGTGTATGGCGGCCGACTGCGGAGAACCCGGTCATCATCAACCTGCCGGCAACGGTGTCCATGTCGATGCCTCACGTTTACGCCAGCCAGATCGAGTATATGAGCAATCACCTGAACTTCCGGGAGCATGTGATTTTGTCGGTGCATCCTCATAACGACAGGGGAACGGGGGTAGCGGACGCGGAGCTGGGGATGCTGGCCGGCGCCCAGCGCGTCGAAGGCACTTTGTTCGGCAACGGGGAAAGAACGGGAAACGTAGACATTGTGACGCTGGCTCTCAACATGTATTCCCACGGGGTGGACCCGAGGCTGAATTTTGAGAACATCCCTGCCATCGCCTCCGTTTATGAACGGCTGACCAAAATGAAAGTCAGCGAAAGACATCCTTACGGAGGCGAGCTGGTATTCACCGCTTTCTCCGGCTCGCATCAGGATGCGATTGCCAAAGGCATGAAATGGCGCGAGGAACAAGAACCCCGGCATTGGTCGGTCCCTTATCTGCTGATTGATCCCAAGGACATCGGCAGGGAGTACGAAGGCGATATTATCCGCATCAACAGCCAGTCCGGCAAAGGCGGGATCGGATACGTGCTGCAGTTGAAGTACGGACTCGATCTTCCGGCAAAAATGCGCGAAAACTTCGGATATTTCGTTAAAAACGTATCGGATCAGCAGCAAAAAGAACTGCTGCCCGAGGAAATCTACGATATTTTCTTGAAGGAATATGTGAACATTAAAACGCCTGTCGAGTTTATCAAATACCGCATTACGGACAATGAAGATTTTCAAACCATCGTCACGATCCGGACCGGCGATGAAGTCAAGGAAATCGAAGGCACCGGAAACGGCAGACTCGATGCGATCAGCAATGCGCTGCAATCCTATCTGGGGTTGGCATACAGCGATCTGGTCTATACGGAGCACGCACTGGAAACCGGCTCTAAATCGCAAGCCGTCTCTTATATCGGCATCACGGCATCCGACGGCAGCGTATATTGGGGTTGCGGCGTTGACGTTGATATTATGACCTCCTCCGTGAAAGCCCTGTTTAGCGCCGTGAACCGGTTTAGCCGCAATACCGCAAACTGGGGGAATATATGA
- a CDS encoding TerC family protein — MEQMWLEYAWALLILIGLEGLLSADNALVLAVIAKHLPDEQKKRAINYGIMMAFVFRFAALFAISFIANVWQVQAIGAAYLLYLGLKHIIQARFGKKNEDVHKDTKQESAGKSFWPTVGKIALADLAFAIDSILAAVALALGLPDSPLGEFGGMDAGQFMVVLLGGIAGLILIKFAATWFVKLLAQRPALETTAYAIVAWVGVKLAVITLAHEDIGVLDPHFPHSTVWTIIFYAVLVAIALIGWFAPSNKPSKAGNA; from the coding sequence ATGGAGCAAATGTGGTTGGAGTATGCCTGGGCACTACTCATTCTTATCGGTTTGGAAGGATTGTTATCGGCCGACAATGCGCTCGTTCTTGCGGTTATCGCGAAACATTTGCCGGACGAACAGAAGAAACGAGCGATTAATTATGGAATCATGATGGCCTTTGTCTTTCGTTTTGCCGCGTTATTTGCGATTTCCTTTATTGCTAACGTCTGGCAGGTGCAGGCGATTGGTGCGGCGTATCTCCTATACTTGGGCTTGAAGCACATCATCCAAGCGCGGTTCGGCAAGAAGAATGAGGATGTGCACAAGGACACGAAACAAGAGTCGGCAGGGAAAAGTTTTTGGCCTACAGTAGGAAAAATTGCGCTGGCAGACCTTGCCTTTGCGATCGATTCCATCCTGGCTGCGGTGGCGCTTGCGCTAGGGCTGCCGGACTCGCCGCTTGGCGAATTCGGGGGGATGGACGCAGGCCAGTTTATGGTCGTATTGCTCGGCGGAATTGCGGGCCTTATCTTAATTAAATTTGCGGCGACTTGGTTTGTAAAACTTTTAGCCCAACGTCCGGCGCTTGAGACGACGGCTTATGCGATCGTTGCATGGGTTGGAGTAAAGCTCGCCGTCATCACCCTTGCCCATGAGGATATTGGGGTTTTGGATCCTCATTTTCCCCATAGCACGGTCTGGACGATTATTTTTTACGCTGTCTTGGTGGCGATTGCCCTAATTGGGTGGTTTGCACCCAGCAACAAACCGTCTAAGGCAGGTAATGCCTAA
- a CDS encoding C40 family peptidase: MFKKLVSTTASLLAGSMLFGTLTFAATGSEIASRADNYLGDFKYRFGSEPWNSGYKYSDCSSFTKLVFKREGVYLPRTSREQAKTGRYVAKRNLVKGDLVFFDTNNDGKINHVGIYMGNGRFIHSSPINKVGFSKLNSGYWEDHYVTARRVR; this comes from the coding sequence ATGTTCAAGAAGCTAGTTAGTACAACCGCTTCATTATTGGCCGGATCGATGCTGTTCGGAACATTGACGTTCGCGGCCACCGGTTCTGAAATCGCAAGTCGGGCTGACAATTATTTAGGGGATTTCAAATACAGATTTGGCTCTGAACCGTGGAATAGCGGGTATAAGTATTCCGACTGTTCTTCCTTCACAAAGCTGGTATTTAAGCGTGAAGGCGTGTATCTTCCGCGTACAAGCCGAGAACAGGCCAAAACGGGACGTTATGTAGCCAAGCGTAATCTGGTAAAAGGCGATCTGGTATTTTTTGATACAAACAACGACGGTAAGATCAACCATGTCGGTATCTATATGGGGAATGGCCGCTTCATTCACAGCTCTCCTATTAACAAGGTTGGATTCAGTAAGCTGAACTCCGGTTATTGGGAAGACCATTACGTTACTGCTCGCCGAGTAAGATAA
- a CDS encoding helix-turn-helix domain-containing protein, translated as MNIEIGKKIKALRLQKGMTQEELAAKLNMSSQAVSKWENNVTMPDIQLLPRLSAILGVTIDELFALTDDIHFERIENMIGHEHFISKDDFTYAEQFLKEKLNDDAKKPRCLTLLAELHIHRSQEHRELASRYAKDVLILAPDNKRNHNALRDAENGVIFDWNLSNHRKLIEYYIDFVTNHPDYWPAYVWLMNYLLADGRCAEARGILEKLNETHPGYLYQLYGGLICKEEGNLSQAFVLWEQMTELYPHDWQAWSSRGDCMAKLCRYDEAVKYYSKGYELQPNPKYTDSLEAISYIYKIQGKYDKAIEKLKEILALLSSDWKVTEGKTVDLYKEEIKLLKTLLK; from the coding sequence ATGAATATTGAAATAGGCAAAAAAATCAAAGCACTCCGTTTACAAAAAGGAATGACTCAGGAAGAACTTGCGGCAAAACTGAATATGTCGTCCCAAGCCGTATCCAAGTGGGAAAACAATGTAACCATGCCCGATATCCAATTGCTTCCCAGGTTATCTGCGATTTTAGGGGTTACCATCGATGAACTGTTTGCATTAACCGATGATATCCACTTTGAACGGATTGAAAACATGATTGGACATGAACATTTTATATCAAAAGATGATTTCACCTATGCTGAACAATTTCTTAAGGAAAAACTTAATGATGACGCAAAAAAGCCCCGATGCCTCACATTGCTGGCCGAGCTGCACATTCATCGTTCACAGGAGCATCGTGAATTGGCTTCTCGTTACGCCAAGGATGTTTTAATATTAGCTCCAGATAACAAAAGAAATCACAACGCTTTACGGGATGCGGAGAATGGAGTTATTTTTGACTGGAACCTCTCCAACCATCGTAAACTCATAGAGTATTATATAGATTTTGTGACAAATCATCCGGATTACTGGCCGGCTTATGTATGGCTTATGAACTACTTGCTTGCAGATGGCAGATGCGCTGAAGCCAGGGGAATTCTGGAAAAATTAAACGAAACCCATCCAGGTTATTTATATCAATTATATGGGGGCCTGATATGCAAAGAAGAAGGCAACCTTTCTCAGGCATTCGTTCTCTGGGAGCAGATGACCGAACTGTATCCTCATGATTGGCAGGCATGGTCCTCCAGAGGAGACTGTATGGCGAAGCTATGCAGATACGATGAAGCCGTTAAGTATTATTCCAAAGGTTACGAACTGCAGCCCAATCCCAAATATACAGATTCATTGGAAGCAATTTCCTATATCTACAAAATTCAAGGGAAGTATGACAAAGCCATTGAAAAGCTCAAAGAAATCCTTGCACTTTTGAGCAGTGATTGGAAAGTGACGGAGGGGAAGACAGTCGATTTGTATAAAGAAGAAATAAAGCTTTTAAAAACATTGCTGAAATAA
- a CDS encoding amino acid permease → MAQQELKRDLENRHVQLIAIGGTIGTGLFLGSGKAIQLAGPSIIFAYFIVGIAIFFVMRALGELLLSKAGYQSFTDIAEDYLGPRAAFVTGWTYWFCWIMTAMADVIAVGVYVQYWFDIPQWVPEIICLVVLLGLNLLTVKNFGELEFWFALIKVVTILALIAIGVVLLVIGFKTDAGMVTVKNIWGHGGIFPNGVPGFLLSFQMVVFAFVGVELVGVSAAETSNPEKNIPSAINKIPLRILFFYVGAIIALLCINPWTELSPSESPFVKTFSLVGIPIAAGIINFVVLTSAASACNSGMFSTSRILYNLSKNKQASSHFAKLNKNHVPRNGLLISTLVLSGGALLSKLIPEQAFGVVTTISAICFIWVWGVVLVCHIKYKKTQPELQAKSKFKAPFTPFVNYAVLTLFAIILIIMLVAKETRMALLLTPLWFILLFALYYSNRRKAGKSS, encoded by the coding sequence TTGGCACAACAAGAATTAAAGAGGGATTTAGAAAATCGGCATGTTCAACTGATTGCCATTGGCGGCACCATTGGTACGGGATTGTTTCTCGGATCGGGCAAAGCCATTCAACTGGCGGGTCCGTCCATTATCTTTGCTTATTTCATCGTGGGGATCGCCATATTTTTTGTGATGAGGGCGCTGGGAGAACTCCTGTTGTCCAAAGCCGGATATCAATCTTTTACGGACATTGCCGAAGACTATCTTGGACCGCGGGCCGCGTTTGTAACCGGATGGACCTATTGGTTTTGCTGGATTATGACGGCTATGGCCGATGTGATCGCGGTTGGGGTGTATGTACAATATTGGTTTGATATCCCGCAATGGGTGCCTGAAATTATCTGCTTAGTTGTTTTATTAGGACTTAATCTGTTAACCGTAAAAAATTTTGGCGAATTGGAGTTTTGGTTTGCCCTAATTAAGGTAGTGACGATTCTCGCTTTAATTGCCATTGGGGTCGTCTTGCTGGTGATTGGATTTAAAACGGATGCGGGAATGGTTACGGTCAAAAATATTTGGGGACATGGCGGCATATTTCCAAACGGAGTTCCCGGGTTCTTGCTTTCCTTCCAAATGGTTGTGTTTGCCTTTGTTGGTGTGGAGTTGGTGGGGGTATCGGCCGCGGAAACATCCAACCCGGAAAAAAATATCCCTTCGGCGATTAATAAAATTCCGCTTAGAATTTTATTTTTCTACGTCGGCGCCATTATTGCCCTATTGTGCATCAATCCCTGGACGGAGCTAAGCCCGTCAGAAAGCCCTTTTGTTAAAACGTTTAGTTTAGTCGGGATTCCGATTGCCGCGGGAATTATTAACTTTGTCGTATTAACTTCAGCCGCTTCCGCTTGTAATAGCGGGATGTTTTCAACAAGCCGAATTTTATATAATTTAAGCAAGAATAAACAGGCTTCATCCCATTTTGCCAAGCTGAATAAAAACCATGTGCCCAGAAACGGGTTGTTGATCTCCACGCTTGTCTTGTCCGGGGGAGCTCTATTGAGCAAGCTTATTCCGGAGCAAGCGTTTGGCGTCGTCACCACCATTAGCGCCATTTGTTTTATTTGGGTCTGGGGTGTGGTTCTTGTTTGTCACATCAAGTATAAAAAGACACAGCCAGAGCTGCAGGCAAAATCGAAATTTAAAGCTCCGTTTACCCCCTTTGTTAATTATGCAGTTCTCACGTTGTTTGCTATAATTCTTATAATTATGCTGGTTGCCAAAGAGACACGCATGGCCTTATTATTGACGCCGCTGTGGTTTATTCTGCTGTTTGCTTTGTATTATTCGAATAGAAGAAAAGCGGGTAAATCATCATAA
- the hprK gene encoding HPr(Ser) kinase/phosphatase, whose amino-acid sequence MKTITVQSLANMFHMEVLAGAGRMDRVITRPRAHRPGLEFVGYFDFFPMERVQVLGRKEVNYLLTLSIEERKLHIGNIVKYHPPCFIVTSGQQEIPYLTLFCDQEGIPLLRTEETTTEFIAKLDSYLVKALAPEISIHGVCVNVSGIGVLLRGKSGIGKSETAHTLIRRGHRFVADDIVVLKKLGPTTLLGTHNETTREFLALRSIGLINVVRQYGRRAFQDETRIVLDIELAPWREDSLNNELELEPQFTEYLGVKIPHIEVQLQPGRDVAGLIEAAANNWYLKQLGYSAAEEFMQRIENKMQ is encoded by the coding sequence ATGAAGACGATCACGGTGCAAAGTCTTGCGAATATGTTTCATATGGAAGTGCTTGCCGGGGCGGGCCGTATGGACCGTGTGATTACCCGTCCGCGGGCGCACAGACCCGGGCTGGAGTTTGTGGGGTATTTTGATTTTTTTCCGATGGAACGGGTGCAAGTGCTTGGCCGTAAGGAAGTTAACTATCTATTGACATTATCCATTGAGGAACGCAAACTGCATATCGGCAACATCGTCAAATATCATCCGCCCTGCTTCATTGTGACGTCAGGACAGCAGGAGATCCCGTATCTGACCCTGTTCTGCGATCAGGAGGGGATTCCGCTGCTAAGGACGGAGGAGACGACAACGGAGTTTATCGCCAAGCTGGACAGCTATCTGGTCAAAGCGCTTGCCCCGGAGATATCGATCCATGGGGTATGCGTGAATGTATCGGGGATTGGCGTCCTGCTCCGCGGCAAATCCGGGATCGGCAAAAGCGAAACCGCCCACACGCTCATCAGAAGGGGCCACCGGTTCGTTGCGGACGATATTGTGGTGCTGAAGAAGTTAGGGCCAACGACTTTGCTCGGAACGCATAATGAAACCACACGCGAATTCCTCGCGCTGCGCAGCATCGGCCTGATTAATGTCGTACGCCAATACGGGCGCAGGGCTTTTCAGGACGAGACACGCATTGTACTCGACATTGAATTAGCGCCATGGAGGGAAGACTCTCTGAATAACGAGCTGGAACTGGAACCTCAATTCACGGAATATCTTGGCGTCAAGATCCCGCATATCGAGGTCCAGCTCCAGCCGGGACGGGATGTGGCCGGTCTGATTGAGGCGGCGGCCAACAATTGGTATCTCAAGCAGCTCGGCTATAGTGCCGCCGAAGAGTTCATGCAGCGGATCGAAAACAAAATGCAGTAG
- a CDS encoding ABC transporter ATP-binding protein has protein sequence MKPTHLFQAEQLVAGYDHKTIIQGVDLVIPSHKISVIIGANGCGKSTLLKTLARLIKPKSGKITIDGKPIGKMPPKQLARVVGLLPQSPIVPEGISVADLVGRGRFPHQSLFGGWTKKDYEAVAEAMRIMDITEFANHNIDELSGGQRQRVWIAMALAQQTDILFLDEPTTFLDITYQVEILDLLTDLNRKHGTTIVMVLHDINLSARYADHIFALQQGKLVAEGEPSQVITTTLVKDIYGLDCTVIQDPISGSPLVVPKGRYHV, from the coding sequence ATGAAACCAACGCATCTATTTCAAGCCGAACAGCTCGTGGCCGGCTATGATCATAAAACGATTATCCAAGGTGTAGACCTTGTTATCCCCAGTCATAAAATAAGCGTTATTATTGGAGCCAACGGCTGCGGAAAGTCCACGCTGCTGAAAACACTGGCAAGGCTGATAAAGCCTAAGTCCGGCAAAATCACGATTGACGGAAAACCCATCGGCAAAATGCCGCCAAAACAGCTGGCTCGCGTGGTCGGGCTGCTGCCGCAATCCCCTATTGTTCCGGAAGGCATTTCGGTAGCGGATTTGGTTGGACGGGGAAGGTTTCCGCACCAATCGTTGTTCGGCGGATGGACTAAAAAAGATTATGAGGCCGTTGCCGAAGCGATGCGAATTATGGACATAACGGAGTTTGCGAATCACAATATTGACGAGCTTTCCGGCGGTCAACGGCAGCGCGTCTGGATTGCCATGGCTCTGGCGCAACAAACCGACATTTTATTTCTCGATGAACCGACAACCTTTTTGGATATCACCTATCAAGTCGAAATTCTTGACCTGCTCACGGACCTTAACCGAAAACACGGAACTACGATTGTCATGGTTCTTCACGATATCAACTTATCCGCACGTTACGCGGACCATATTTTTGCGCTTCAGCAAGGAAAGCTTGTGGCGGAGGGCGAGCCGTCTCAGGTGATTACAACCACATTGGTGAAAGACATTTACGGGCTCGATTGCACGGTGATACAAGATCCCATTTCCGGCTCTCCATTGGTAGTGCCCAAAGGGCGGTATCATGTATGA
- a CDS encoding FecCD family ABC transporter permease, with protein MKNESIEFIMAGRRQRRRRWILITGFLAVLACVLCCAMLLLGNTIYPVQDVIRALSGEQLKGVSFAVNTIRLPRMLAGLFAGFAFGAAGCIFQTMLRNPLANPNVIGITSGSSAAAVFCITLLHSNRAVVSVASVIAGLVTVIIIYLLSRGKSFSVGRLILVGIGIQAMLDALISYLLLVGAQQDIPAAIRWLSGSLNGSQMHELPPLVLTVLIFTPIAIVLGKHLSLLELGEQSATSLGVNTDKTRIALILSSVCMIALATATTGPIAFVSFLSGPIAKRLAGAGFSNIIPAGLVGVNLVLAADLIGQFAFEYRFPVGIMTGILGAPYLIFLLIRMNRKGEL; from the coding sequence ATGAAAAATGAATCTATTGAATTTATTATGGCGGGCCGGCGTCAAAGACGCCGCCGGTGGATACTGATCACCGGCTTCCTTGCAGTACTTGCATGCGTGCTTTGCTGCGCTATGCTGTTACTGGGAAACACCATTTATCCGGTTCAAGATGTCATCCGGGCGCTTTCGGGCGAGCAGCTTAAAGGCGTGTCTTTTGCGGTGAATACGATACGTCTACCGAGAATGCTGGCAGGTCTTTTCGCCGGATTTGCTTTTGGTGCAGCCGGCTGCATCTTCCAGACTATGCTGCGCAACCCCCTTGCGAACCCGAATGTCATCGGGATTACCTCCGGCTCAAGCGCGGCGGCTGTTTTTTGCATCACCTTACTTCATTCAAACCGGGCGGTTGTTTCCGTTGCTTCGGTGATTGCCGGTCTTGTTACGGTTATCATCATTTATTTATTGTCCAGGGGGAAGTCATTTTCGGTCGGGCGCTTGATCCTCGTCGGAATCGGCATACAGGCCATGCTTGACGCCCTGATTTCCTACCTGCTGCTGGTTGGCGCTCAACAAGATATTCCCGCAGCGATCAGATGGCTTAGCGGCAGTCTGAATGGCTCGCAAATGCACGAACTTCCGCCTCTTGTCCTAACGGTATTGATCTTTACGCCTATCGCTATCGTCCTGGGAAAACATCTAAGTCTATTGGAACTTGGAGAACAATCGGCCACTTCGCTTGGAGTGAACACGGACAAGACAAGAATAGCGCTTATTTTGAGTTCTGTGTGCATGATTGCTCTGGCTACCGCTACCACCGGGCCAATCGCTTTTGTCTCCTTCCTTTCGGGGCCGATCGCGAAAAGACTGGCCGGAGCCGGCTTCTCGAACATAATCCCGGCTGGTCTTGTTGGCGTAAATTTGGTGTTGGCGGCAGATTTAATCGGACAATTTGCTTTCGAGTACAGATTCCCTGTGGGCATCATGACCGGAATACTCGGAGCGCCGTATCTGATCTTCCTGCTCATCCGAATGAATCGAAAGGGCGAGTTATAA
- a CDS encoding FecCD family ABC transporter permease translates to MNSSSVSKDKQQSFHMPEHFMTVLVICIVLLGACVVASLVLGSRMVSFNELINGLFHQDIQSFGANVVRKRISRTVFSLFCGAALGVSGALMQSVTRNPIADPSILGVNTGASLFVVCGIAFLNISTANQYIWLALAGAAITAVFVFGIGSMGRGGATPIKLVLAGAATSAALSSLVTAIMIPRSYVMDQFRFWQVGSVGSATWSAIATFTPFMIVGILIAVMTAPALNALALGDDAATGLGVRTGLLRFVAAFAGVVLCGATTALAGPIGFIGLLATHVIRLMLGPDLRLVIPVSAIAGAIILTLADVCGRLIGSPGELEVGVVTAFIGAPILIILAMRSKVRSL, encoded by the coding sequence ATGAATAGTTCTTCGGTTTCAAAAGATAAACAGCAAAGCTTCCATATGCCGGAGCACTTTATGACGGTTCTGGTGATTTGTATTGTCTTGCTCGGCGCGTGCGTAGTTGCATCTCTGGTTTTAGGCTCTCGTATGGTTAGTTTTAATGAACTGATAAACGGTTTATTTCATCAAGATATCCAATCCTTCGGGGCTAACGTGGTTCGCAAAAGAATTTCCCGAACCGTGTTCAGTTTGTTTTGCGGTGCGGCGCTCGGAGTCTCTGGAGCGCTTATGCAATCGGTCACGCGCAACCCAATTGCGGACCCGAGTATACTGGGAGTGAACACAGGCGCGTCCTTGTTTGTGGTTTGCGGAATTGCATTTTTGAATATAAGCACCGCAAATCAATATATATGGCTAGCTTTAGCCGGAGCCGCGATCACTGCGGTGTTCGTATTTGGAATCGGCTCTATGGGGCGTGGCGGCGCCACGCCCATTAAGCTTGTTTTGGCCGGAGCCGCCACAAGCGCCGCGCTTTCTTCTCTGGTCACCGCCATCATGATTCCGCGCTCTTATGTCATGGATCAATTCCGGTTCTGGCAAGTGGGCAGCGTCGGCTCGGCAACCTGGAGCGCTATAGCCACATTCACCCCGTTTATGATCGTTGGCATACTGATCGCCGTAATGACTGCACCGGCGCTAAATGCGCTGGCATTGGGGGATGATGCCGCGACCGGACTCGGCGTTCGAACAGGACTACTGCGGTTTGTCGCGGCTTTTGCAGGTGTTGTTCTATGTGGGGCAACTACGGCCCTCGCAGGCCCGATCGGTTTTATCGGGCTATTGGCCACTCACGTCATCCGTCTCATGCTTGGGCCCGATCTGCGTTTGGTAATCCCCGTGTCAGCTATTGCGGGAGCCATCATTTTGACATTAGCGGATGTGTGCGGCAGGCTCATCGGCAGCCCGGGAGAACTTGAAGTCGGTGTGGTTACTGCGTTTATAGGAGCTCCAATCCTAATCATATTAGCGATGAGATCGAAAGTGCGTTCACTATGA
- a CDS encoding iron-siderophore ABC transporter substrate-binding protein: MNAKRNASLGTLLVSIVLIFSLVGCSSQQSSSTSAPTSAETSKTEAPASPDTNSAYPIVIKHAFGETVIESKPERVVTVQWANHDVALALGVVPVGFSAANFGVQDGSGLLPWTAEKLKELGASDPNVFQDTDGLDFEAISDADPDVILAAYSGITQEDYDLLSQIAPVVAYPTAPWSTTWREQVLLNAEGMGMKAEGEQLIKVTEDMVNEKLSQYPQMKGKKVVWVNFSAEDLSQLHIYTPVDSRVAFLYELGMVYPESVTNQITDPTSFSLNLSAENVEALYDADLIVGYGNDELLKTLQADSLLGKIPAIQRGSVAFIDSDTPLVAAGTPNPLSIAYTIDEYLALIGGAIDKINE; the protein is encoded by the coding sequence ATGAATGCAAAACGAAATGCCTCATTAGGCACATTACTTGTTTCGATTGTGCTTATATTCTCGCTAGTTGGTTGCTCAAGCCAGCAATCAAGTTCAACATCCGCACCAACTTCGGCCGAAACGTCTAAAACTGAAGCGCCCGCTTCGCCAGATACGAATTCCGCATATCCGATCGTGATCAAACACGCTTTCGGTGAAACTGTCATTGAAAGCAAGCCTGAACGGGTAGTTACCGTTCAATGGGCGAATCATGATGTTGCTCTCGCTCTCGGAGTTGTTCCCGTAGGCTTCTCGGCGGCGAACTTCGGCGTTCAGGATGGCAGCGGGCTTTTGCCTTGGACAGCGGAAAAACTCAAAGAACTTGGCGCAAGCGATCCTAACGTTTTTCAGGATACGGACGGCCTTGATTTTGAGGCGATTTCCGATGCGGACCCGGATGTCATTCTTGCCGCTTACTCCGGGATAACTCAGGAGGACTACGATCTTCTTAGTCAAATCGCTCCGGTTGTGGCCTATCCGACCGCTCCTTGGTCCACCACATGGCGAGAGCAAGTCCTGCTGAATGCAGAAGGCATGGGCATGAAAGCGGAAGGGGAACAACTCATCAAGGTCACCGAGGATATGGTTAACGAAAAGCTAAGTCAATATCCGCAGATGAAAGGCAAGAAAGTGGTTTGGGTTAACTTCTCGGCTGAAGATTTGTCGCAACTGCATATCTATACTCCTGTAGACTCTCGCGTCGCTTTCTTGTATGAGCTGGGAATGGTTTATCCTGAAAGTGTTACGAACCAGATTACGGACCCTACTAGCTTCTCCTTGAATTTAAGCGCCGAGAATGTCGAGGCCCTTTACGATGCCGATCTCATCGTTGGATATGGGAATGACGAATTGTTGAAGACGCTCCAAGCCGATTCACTACTAGGTAAAATTCCTGCGATCCAAAGAGGTTCTGTCGCATTTATCGACAGCGATACACCTTTAGTAGCTGCCGGAACTCCTAACCCGCTTTCGATAGCTTATACCATTGATGAATATCTAGCATTAATAGGAGGAGCTATTGACAAGATAAATGAATAG
- a CDS encoding zinc-binding dehydrogenase, with product MVDFVGGDTENRSWAALKKGGILVTLAQDSSQENAQKHGITAKFNTKFPTYANLQTIAELIADGTIKAKIDSIFPLNQADKALEKSKARHGRGRILLDINSGLI from the coding sequence TTGGTCGATTTCGTGGGAGGCGATACCGAGAATCGTTCCTGGGCCGCTCTCAAGAAAGGGGGGATTCTCGTCACTTTGGCTCAGGATTCATCCCAAGAAAACGCGCAAAAGCATGGCATTACAGCTAAATTCAACACCAAATTCCCAACCTACGCGAATCTGCAGACCATAGCGGAATTAATTGCCGATGGTACGATTAAAGCAAAGATCGATTCCATATTCCCGCTAAACCAAGCTGACAAAGCACTGGAGAAAAGCAAAGCAAGACATGGACGCGGAAGAATTTTGCTGGACATAAACTCAGGTTTAATTTGA